One Setaria italica strain Yugu1 chromosome II, Setaria_italica_v2.0, whole genome shotgun sequence DNA segment encodes these proteins:
- the LOC101762912 gene encoding uncharacterized protein LOC101762912 produces the protein MDGMRAAPSGSNLPTFFRWCLGGMAAFASGPGSGAASAPDAAAAERVLRLGKEVEVECGDISASQEDLLARAPFLGGGGGGEEEAEVFSTPPLTQGQQSQQSQQGQGVQEEEEDAITMCSLPFTQPSPSVPSSEDKEDQALTVSKPRKPRVCTRKVRGARIRTPTPSPNQSPDNRSTSTNTSSIVDPLYRAVLMIPTNPAPPTAAEDLLALARNRGIF, from the coding sequence ATGGATGGCATGAGGGCGGCTCCCTCTGGTTCCAATCTCCCAACTTTCTTCCGCTGGTGCCTTGGCGGCATGGCCGCCTTTGCCTCCGGCCCTGGTTCTGGCGCCGCCTCTGCTCCGGATGCGGCTGCGGCTGAGAGGGTATTACGACTGGggaaggaggtggaggtggagtgcGGCGACATCTCCGCCTCGCAGGAGGACCTCCTCGCCCGCGCCCccttcctcggcggcggcggcggcggggaggaagaGGCCGAGGTGTTCAGTACCCCTCCTCTTACTCAGGGCCAGCAGAGTCAACAGAGCCAGCAGGGCCAAGGGGtacaagaggaggaggaagatgccATCACCATGTGCTCCCTCCCGTTCACCCAGCCTTCCCCTTCCGTTCCCTCTTCGGAGGACAAGGAGGATCAGGCGCTGACGGTCTCCAAGCCGCGGAAGCCTCGGGTTTGCACCAGGAAGGTGAGAGGCGCCAGGATCAGGACTCCAACACCGAGCCCGAACCAGAGCCCTGACAATCGTAGCACCAGCACCAACACCAGCAGCATTGTCGACCCTCTCTATAGGGCTGTGCTCATGATCCCCACAAATCCTGCTCCACCCACCGCTGCTGAGGACCTCCTCGCGCTTGCTCGCAACCGCGGCATCTTCTAA
- the LOC101762508 gene encoding protein STRICTOSIDINE SYNTHASE-LIKE 10 has product MESAAKCRSPATLLLLLLLAHLLPSMATSHVEMESVYVGQRVLPVRLGRPAFGPESLAFDHRGNGPYTGVSNGRVLRWRGPLRGWTEFAHNHKHETVAACAAKKRLVVPESACGRPLGLQFHRQSGDLYYADAYLGLMRVGRRGGQAEAVATEAGGAPLNFVNGVDVDQDTGHVYFTDSSATFQRSDYLTIVLTGDATGRLLRYDPATGVAAVLASGLSFPNGVAVSADGTHLVLAETARCRLLRHWLSGPRAGTTEHFADLPGYPDNVRLSDAGGDNGYYWVGLNRDKSWMAEGTTPRSVAAVRVRAADGGVVEALRGLGNATVSEVVERPGGALWIGSVDTPYVGLFKAGGLSSSGRRSL; this is encoded by the exons ATGGAGTCCGCCGCCAAATGTCGTTCTCCCGCCACcttgctgctcctgctgctccttgCCCACCTGCTTCCGTCCATGGCCACGAGCCACGTGGAGATGGAGTCCGTCTACGTCGGCCAGCGGGTCCTGCCCGTGCGCCTCGGCCGGCCGGCGTTCGGGCCGGAGAGCCTCGCCTTCGACCACCGCGGCAACGGGCCATACACCGGCGTCTCCAACGGCCGCGTCCTCCGCTGGCGCGGCCCCCTGCGAGGCTGGACCGAGTTCGCCCACAACCACAAGCACGA GACGGTGGCGGCGTGCGCGGCGAAGAAGCGGCTGGTGGTGCCGGAGAGCGCGTGCGGGCGGCCGCTGGGCCTGCAGTTCCACCGGCAGTCCGGCGACCTCTACTACGCGGACGCGTACCTGGGGCTGATGCGCGtggggcgccgcggcggccaggcggaggcggtggccacggaggccggcggcgcgccgctcAACTTCGTCAACGGCGTCGACGTCGACCAGGACACCGGACACGTCTACTTCACGGACAGCAGCGCCACGTTCCAGCGGAG CGACTACTTGACGATCGTCCTGACCGGCGACGCGACGGGGCGGCTGCTGCGGTACGACCCGGCCACGGGCGTCGCCGCCGTGCTGGCGTCCGGCCTGTCCTTCCCCAACGGCGTGGCGGTGAGCGCGGACGGCACGCACCTCGTGTTGGCCGAGACCGCGCGCTGCCGCCTGCTCCGCCACTGGCTGAGCGGGCCACGAGCGGGCACCACCGAGCACTTCGCCGACCTGCCGGGGTACCCCGACAACGTGCGGCTCTCCGACGCCGGCGGGGACAACGGCTACTACTGGGTGGGGCTGAACCGGGACAAGTCGTGGATGGCAGAGGGCACGACGCCCCGGTCCGTGGCCGCCGTCAGGGTCcgcgcggcggacggcggcgtggTCGAGGCGCTGCGCGGGCTCGGGAACGCCACCGTCAGCGAGGTCGTGGAGCGGCCCGGCGGCGCACTCTGGATCGGCTCCGTCGACACGCCCTACGTTGGCCTCTTCAAGGCAGGCGGCCTCTCCAGCAGCGGTCGTCGTTCGTTGTAA